The Patescibacteria group bacterium genome includes a region encoding these proteins:
- a CDS encoding glycosyltransferase family 39 protein, translated as MSNRFTYAIAFLLLIISFTLCFFTLFDDCWTFDETAHIASGYSYLTQHDFRLNPEHPPLIKDLAAAPLLFLNLNFPKEHSAWLQEGDPVWWLQFDFASQFLYQAGNDPDQILLFARIPMILLFLFLAWFVFFWTKKLFGNKTALLSLFFIALSPTFLAHGRLVTTDIGAALGTVIATCVWLKFLKKPSWKNVLLAAFILGISLLLKFSLILLIPFLGIITLFYAWVYKKPFLKYIALSTLIGLIALIFVIWPIYQAHTFNYPVQQQLKDTVFRLESASAPEFIAEPLLWMSDKPILRSLSHYFTGIVMTVSRAGGGNTTFFMGQMSAEAWKSYFPIVYLIKEPLPFHILTLLALIWSLYSIFRKKKIAVRKLLSKYFTEFAMFIFLIIYWTVSIKGNLNIGVRHLLPVFPFTIILVSRATISWLKEPALKIKYIFVGLLLLWQAVSVIQIYPSFLAYFNELVGGPANGYEFVTDSNIDWGQDLRRLTAFVEENKIDKIYLNYFGGGSPTYYLGARYQKWDAKQKPDQLPPNSWLAISINELQGGRATPVKGFDQKTDYYNWLNRYEPTAIIGHSIFVYHL; from the coding sequence ATGTCTAACCGTTTTACCTACGCCATCGCGTTCCTTCTTCTAATAATCTCTTTTACCCTCTGCTTTTTTACTCTCTTTGACGATTGCTGGACCTTTGACGAAACCGCGCACATCGCGTCCGGTTATTCTTATTTAACTCAACACGACTTTCGCCTCAATCCAGAACACCCGCCGCTCATTAAGGACTTAGCGGCCGCGCCTCTCTTGTTTCTTAATCTCAACTTTCCCAAAGAACATTCTGCGTGGCTCCAAGAAGGAGACCCTGTCTGGTGGCTTCAATTTGATTTCGCCAGCCAATTTTTATACCAAGCCGGCAACGACCCAGACCAAATCCTCCTTTTCGCGAGAATACCAATGATTTTATTATTTCTTTTCCTGGCTTGGTTTGTCTTTTTTTGGACAAAAAAACTTTTTGGCAACAAGACCGCCCTGCTATCCCTTTTCTTCATCGCGTTATCTCCCACTTTTTTAGCCCATGGAAGATTAGTCACAACTGACATCGGAGCCGCTTTAGGAACAGTAATCGCAACTTGCGTCTGGTTAAAATTTTTAAAAAAGCCATCTTGGAAAAATGTTCTTTTAGCCGCTTTTATTTTAGGCATTTCTTTGCTTCTTAAATTTTCCCTGATTTTACTAATTCCATTCTTGGGCATTATTACTCTTTTTTACGCCTGGGTTTACAAAAAACCCTTCCTAAAATATATCGCCCTCTCCACGCTTATCGGTTTAATCGCTTTAATTTTTGTTATCTGGCCCATTTACCAAGCGCATACATTTAATTACCCTGTCCAGCAACAACTCAAAGACACTGTCTTTCGGCTTGAGAGCGCGTCTGCTCCTGAATTTATTGCAGAACCGCTTCTTTGGATGAGCGATAAACCAATCTTGAGGTCTCTTAGCCATTACTTTACTGGAATAGTAATGACTGTTAGCCGCGCTGGCGGAGGCAATACCACATTCTTTATGGGACAAATGTCCGCCGAAGCGTGGAAAAGTTATTTCCCTATTGTTTATCTAATCAAAGAACCGCTACCATTTCACATTCTCACCCTCCTTGCCCTAATCTGGTCCCTTTATTCAATTTTTAGAAAAAAGAAAATAGCAGTCAGAAAATTGCTTTCCAAGTATTTTACGGAATTCGCTATGTTCATTTTTCTAATTATTTACTGGACTGTCAGCATCAAAGGCAATCTCAATATTGGAGTAAGACATCTTTTGCCGGTCTTCCCTTTTACTATTATTTTAGTCAGTCGCGCTACTATTTCGTGGTTAAAAGAACCCGCCTTAAAAATTAAATATATTTTTGTCGGACTTCTTCTTCTTTGGCAAGCCGTTTCAGTTATCCAAATCTATCCCAGTTTCCTCGCCTACTTCAACGAATTAGTCGGAGGTCCAGCCAACGGATATGAATTTGTGACGGATTCCAACATTGATTGGGGTCAGGACCTAAGGCGTTTAACCGCTTTTGTTGAAGAAAACAAAATAGATAAAATTTATCTTAATTATTTCGGCGGCGGCTCCCCAACCTATTATCTCGGCGCTCGATACCAAAAATGGGACGCCAAACAAAAACCAGACCAATTGCCGCCAAACAGCTGGCTCGCCATCTCCATCAACGAACTGCAAGGAGGAAGAGCAACCCCTGTCAAAGGATTTGACCAAAAAACCGACTATTACAACTGGCTCAACCGATACGAACCAACAGCCATCATCGGCCACTCCATTTTTGTTTATCACTTATAA
- the serS gene encoding serine--tRNA ligase: protein MLDIKFIRDNLDKVKEGCRRKKAEVDLERLLELDGERRELMGKIEALKAERNKCSTLNVEHLREKAKEIKKEIKELEPRLDAVKKEFDKLMRQVPNLPFDDVIEGASDKDNKVLREEGEKRKFDFKPKDYLEIAEKLDIVDVARAAKVSGTRFGYLKGEAVLMEFALIQLALEVLGKEGFIPVIPPVLLKDAPMRGMGYLDRGADEVYHLEKDDLYLTGTSEQPIGAMHSGEIFEEKDLPKRYVGFSTCFRREAGAYGKDTKGILRVHQFDKVEMFSFCHPDKSKDEHNLIFSLEEKLMKMLEIPYRVIDICSGDLGDPAAKKWDIEAWMPGQGEYRETHSASNCTDWQARRLNIRYRGKEGTEFVHTLNGTAFAMGRILIAIIENYQKKDGGIVVPEVLRKFMGGTARI from the coding sequence ATGTTGGATATTAAATTTATTCGGGACAATTTAGATAAAGTGAAAGAGGGGTGCCGTCGGAAGAAGGCGGAGGTTGATTTGGAGCGGCTTTTGGAATTGGATGGGGAGCGACGGGAGTTGATGGGGAAGATTGAGGCGTTGAAAGCAGAGAGGAATAAATGTTCAACCCTGAACGTTGAACACTTGCGTGAAAAAGCGAAGGAGATAAAGAAAGAGATTAAAGAGTTGGAGCCGAGGTTGGATGCGGTTAAGAAGGAGTTTGATAAATTAATGAGGCAGGTTCCTAATCTGCCTTTTGACGATGTGATTGAGGGGGCGAGCGATAAAGATAACAAAGTTTTAAGAGAAGAAGGGGAAAAGAGAAAATTTGATTTTAAGCCGAAGGATTATTTGGAAATTGCCGAAAAATTGGACATTGTTGATGTCGCGCGGGCAGCAAAAGTTAGCGGGACGAGGTTTGGCTATTTGAAAGGCGAAGCGGTTTTGATGGAATTCGCGCTGATCCAATTGGCGCTTGAGGTTTTAGGCAAAGAAGGATTTATTCCTGTTATTCCGCCCGTCCTACTGAAAGACGCGCCTATGCGAGGAATGGGTTATTTGGACAGAGGAGCGGATGAGGTTTATCACTTAGAAAAAGACGATTTGTATTTGACTGGCACTTCCGAGCAGCCAATCGGAGCGATGCATAGCGGCGAGATTTTTGAAGAAAAGGATTTGCCCAAAAGATATGTCGGATTTTCAACTTGTTTTCGGCGCGAAGCGGGGGCGTACGGGAAAGACACAAAGGGGATTTTGAGAGTTCATCAGTTTGATAAAGTGGAAATGTTTAGTTTTTGTCATCCCGATAAATCAAAGGACGAGCATAATTTAATTTTTTCGTTGGAGGAAAAGTTGATGAAAATGTTGGAAATTCCTTATCGAGTGATTGATATTTGTTCGGGCGATTTGGGCGACCCGGCGGCGAAAAAGTGGGACATTGAAGCGTGGATGCCCGGGCAAGGCGAATACAGAGAAACGCATTCGGCGAGCAACTGTACTGATTGGCAAGCGCGGCGTTTGAATATCCGCTATCGCGGGAAAGAGGGAACGGAATTTGTTCACACTTTAAATGGGACGGCTTTCGCGATGGGGCGGATTTTGATCGCTATTATTGAGAATTATCAGAAGAAGGATGGGGGGATTGTTGTTCCGGAGGTTTTGCGGAAGTTTATGGGAGGGACCGCTCGCATTTAG
- a CDS encoding lysine--tRNA ligase, with protein MALMNEIKQNRLEKLESIRKAKINPYPSETERTHTCQEAFDGFDELSAGGEEVSLVGRLRSIRQHGGSTFANIEDGSGQIQIYLKKDGIGEEKYNFFIAHFDVGDFIGARGTLFLTKKEEKTLLLNDYKILSKSLSPLPEKWHGIKDVEERFRKRYLDLIMNKDVREVFVKRNEIIKKIREFLEKNNFMEVETPILQSLYGGANAKPFTTHLNALDIDLYLRIAPELYLKRLLVGGFERVFEIGRCFRNEGMDREHNPDFTMLEWYAAYWDWEDLMKFTEDLMYHLDPKVFPKKWDRVEYGEIVKNGDDKAAYAKLEKPTFVLNVPNMPLCKDGQALQGIACGVELIKAFTEQNNPIEQKKAFEEQEKKREKGDEEAQRYDKDFIEALEYGMPPAAGFGLGIDRLVLLLTDAKSLREAILFPLMRPKE; from the coding sequence ATTGCGCTTATGAATGAAATAAAACAAAATCGGCTGGAGAAATTAGAGAGTATTCGCAAAGCCAAAATAAATCCGTATCCGAGCGAAACGGAGCGGACGCATACTTGCCAGGAGGCGTTTGATGGTTTTGATGAACTTTCCGCTGGGGGCGAGGAGGTCTCTTTGGTCGGTCGCTTGCGTTCAATTCGCCAACATGGCGGTTCTACATTCGCTAATATTGAAGACGGCTCGGGGCAGATTCAGATTTATTTAAAAAAGGACGGAATTGGCGAGGAGAAATATAATTTTTTTATTGCTCATTTTGATGTGGGAGATTTTATCGGCGCGCGCGGGACGCTCTTTTTAACAAAGAAGGAAGAAAAAACGCTTTTGCTGAACGATTACAAAATTTTGAGCAAAAGTTTGTCGCCTTTGCCCGAAAAGTGGCACGGGATTAAGGATGTTGAAGAAAGATTTCGCAAAAGATATTTGGATTTGATCATGAATAAGGATGTTCGCGAGGTCTTTGTCAAACGGAATGAAATTATTAAAAAAATAAGAGAGTTTTTGGAAAAGAATAATTTTATGGAGGTGGAGACCCCCATTTTGCAGTCGCTATACGGGGGCGCTAACGCGAAACCTTTTACGACACATCTTAACGCGTTGGACATAGATTTGTATTTAAGAATCGCGCCAGAATTGTATTTGAAGCGGCTTTTGGTGGGCGGGTTTGAGAGGGTCTTTGAAATTGGCAGATGTTTTAGAAATGAGGGCATGGACAGGGAGCATAATCCTGATTTTACAATGTTGGAATGGTACGCGGCTTATTGGGATTGGGAGGACTTGATGAAATTTACGGAGGATTTAATGTATCATCTTGATCCGAAGGTTTTTCCAAAAAAATGGGACAGAGTGGAATACGGAGAAATTGTTAAAAATGGCGACGATAAGGCGGCTTACGCTAAACTTGAAAAGCCAACTTTTGTTTTGAATGTGCCGAATATGCCGCTTTGCAAAGACGGACAGGCGCTTCAGGGTATTGCCTGTGGAGTAGAATTAATAAAAGCGTTTACCGAGCAGAATAATCCGATTGAGCAGAAAAAAGCGTTTGAGGAACAAGAGAAAAAACGCGAAAAAGGAGATGAGGAAGCGCAAAGATACGATAAAGATTTTATTGAAGCGCTTGAATATGGAATGCCCCCCGCCGCTGGTTTTGGTCTGGGCATAGACCGACTGGTGCTCTTATTGACAGATGCGAAAAGCTTAAGAGAAGCAATTCTATTCCCCCTAATGCGCCCAAAGGAATAA
- the greA gene encoding transcription elongation factor GreA, whose amino-acid sequence MEHISKEGLVQLKKELEERKTDGRREIAERLEEARSMGDLSENSEYDAAKNAQSFNEGKIAELEEALKNAVLIEPSKGQPSEGKKVQVGSVVKALMTNSTAEERIFAIVGSREADPVQGKISNESPLGQAFLGRQIGDTIEVETPKGKVGYKIVGIE is encoded by the coding sequence ATGGAACATATTAGCAAAGAGGGGTTGGTACAATTGAAGAAGGAGTTAGAGGAGCGCAAAACGGACGGACGGCGAGAAATTGCTGAACGGTTGGAGGAGGCGAGGTCAATGGGCGACTTGTCCGAGAATAGCGAATACGATGCCGCTAAAAACGCTCAATCGTTTAACGAGGGTAAGATCGCTGAATTGGAAGAGGCGCTCAAAAACGCGGTTTTAATTGAGCCGTCCAAAGGGCAGCCATCAGAGGGGAAGAAAGTCCAAGTGGGCTCGGTTGTTAAGGCGCTTATGACCAATTCTACGGCTGAAGAAAGGATTTTTGCGATTGTTGGTTCGCGAGAAGCCGACCCGGTTCAGGGCAAAATTTCAAACGAATCGCCTTTAGGTCAGGCCTTTTTAGGTCGTCAAATTGGTGATACAATAGAAGTAGAAACGCCGAAGGGGAAGGTGGGGTATAAGATTGTGGGGATAGAGTAA
- the mrdA gene encoding penicillin-binding protein 2 produces the protein MGLKKYFVKYRSKESVEAEEIFLDAEAVRSLERKGKLEQPIKNRNFVFLYALMAVVLLGLFFRAGYLQVIKGEYYSELSRGNKLRIYSVSAPRGIIYDRFHQPLVYNIPSFDLVVNLVDFLENSILVQEKILEKIIKVVSVESKDALREKIEEASGKTSQIVLLKNIEREAALVLENWVDNWPGMRLEKNAQRQYPFGAYFAHILGYTGQISPSELKDRDNYLLNDQIGKDGLERQYEEILRGEPGQEQMEVDALGRIRNLLASKLPEPGEGLVLFIDGELQKKLYSSLEGMADNAAAAVAIDPNNGGVLAMVSLPGFDSNLLVQGISQLELDALFGKYDQPFLNRAVAGQYPPGSTLKPLIAAAALEEKVISSSRQINCTGLLSIANIYNPEIVYRYPDWTVHGLTDIVKAIAESCNVFFYIVGGGYEQTAGLGVDRIKEYLQNFGLGQKTGIDLPYEEAGLIPDEEWKIGQGGEKWYLGDTYHLSIGQGDLLVTPLQMAAAISAIANGGIFYQPRLVDKSVDAVIVKDNFIQSENIATVQKGMRQAVITGSAAALGSLPVEVAGKTGTAQFGTEGKTHSWFVGYAPYDNPQIVIAIVIEGGGEGHKAAVPVAKEVLEWYFNRYGTY, from the coding sequence ATGGGATTAAAAAAATATTTCGTAAAATACAGGTCTAAAGAGAGCGTTGAAGCGGAGGAGATTTTTTTGGACGCTGAAGCGGTTCGTTCTTTGGAAAGAAAAGGAAAACTAGAGCAACCGATTAAAAATCGTAATTTTGTTTTTTTATACGCGCTCATGGCTGTCGTTTTATTGGGGCTTTTTTTTAGGGCGGGCTATCTTCAGGTGATTAAAGGGGAATATTATTCGGAGTTGTCGCGGGGAAATAAATTGAGAATTTATTCGGTGAGCGCTCCGCGCGGAATAATTTACGACCGTTTTCATCAGCCGTTGGTTTATAATATCCCAAGTTTTGATTTAGTTGTTAATTTAGTTGATTTTTTGGAAAATTCTATTTTGGTTCAGGAAAAGATTTTGGAAAAAATTATTAAAGTCGTTTCAGTTGAGAGTAAAGACGCGTTAAGAGAAAAAATAGAAGAGGCATCGGGAAAGACGAGCCAAATAGTTCTGCTTAAAAATATTGAAAGAGAGGCGGCTTTGGTTTTGGAAAATTGGGTTGATAATTGGCCGGGGATGCGATTGGAGAAAAACGCCCAGCGGCAGTATCCTTTTGGGGCATATTTCGCTCATATTCTCGGCTATACAGGGCAGATTAGCCCGTCAGAATTAAAAGATAGAGATAATTATTTGCTCAACGACCAAATTGGAAAGGACGGGCTGGAACGGCAATATGAGGAAATTTTGAGAGGCGAGCCGGGGCAGGAGCAAATGGAGGTTGACGCGCTGGGGCGGATAAGAAATTTATTGGCTTCTAAATTGCCTGAACCGGGGGAGGGGTTGGTTCTTTTTATTGATGGTGAATTGCAAAAGAAACTTTATTCTTCTTTGGAGGGGATGGCGGACAATGCGGCGGCGGCGGTTGCGATTGACCCGAACAACGGCGGGGTTTTGGCGATGGTCAGTTTGCCTGGTTTTGACAGTAATCTTCTTGTTCAAGGAATTTCCCAATTGGAGTTGGACGCGCTCTTTGGAAAATATGACCAGCCATTTTTAAATCGGGCGGTCGCGGGGCAGTATCCTCCCGGCTCAACGCTTAAGCCATTAATCGCGGCCGCCGCGCTGGAAGAAAAAGTGATTTCTTCTTCTCGCCAAATCAATTGTACTGGCCTTTTGAGCATCGCCAATATTTATAACCCAGAAATTGTTTATCGCTATCCCGATTGGACGGTTCATGGATTGACGGATATTGTTAAGGCGATCGCGGAGTCCTGTAATGTTTTTTTCTATATTGTTGGCGGCGGGTACGAGCAAACAGCAGGACTGGGCGTTGACCGAATCAAAGAATATCTTCAAAATTTTGGATTGGGACAGAAGACGGGAATTGACTTGCCTTATGAAGAAGCGGGTTTAATTCCAGACGAAGAGTGGAAAATTGGACAAGGCGGCGAGAAGTGGTATTTAGGCGATACATATCATTTGTCAATTGGACAGGGGGATCTTTTAGTAACGCCTTTGCAAATGGCGGCGGCTATTTCCGCTATTGCCAACGGGGGTATTTTTTATCAGCCGCGATTGGTTGATAAATCTGTTGATGCTGTTATTGTTAAAGACAATTTTATCCAATCGGAGAATATCGCGACGGTTCAAAAAGGAATGCGCCAGGCGGTAATTACCGGCTCGGCCGCCGCTTTAGGGAGTTTGCCCGTTGAGGTGGCGGGCAAAACCGGAACGGCTCAATTTGGGACAGAAGGGAAAACGCATAGTTGGTTTGTCGGCTACGCGCCTTATGATAATCCGCAAATCGTCATAGCAATTGTGATTGAGGGCGGAGGAGAGGGGCACAAGGCGGCTGTCCCAGTTGCCAAAGAGGTCTTGGAATGGTATTTTAATAGGTATGGAACATATTAG
- the mreC gene encoding rod shape-determining protein MreC, whose translation MKKFFRHPFILSLLIIAVAIFMNGQGWLESPKNVFFQLTGSFQKIIYQIAQKINGITGEENNNLREENAQLLGEVAFLKRVEQENNFLREQIGLSANEERELILAEVIGYDILGSNRQFLINKGKEDGVEEGMVVISAGNLLVGQVIEALGSFAKVRLLSDPNSKVNALIQESGITGLVKSAQGLDLVIDLLPQGEEINSGETVISSGLAGFFPPGLLIGQIQKVISSDARISQTAKIKPVVDFMKLERVFVIK comes from the coding sequence ATGAAGAAATTTTTTCGCCATCCTTTTATTTTGTCTTTGCTAATCATCGCCGTCGCTATTTTTATGAATGGGCAGGGGTGGTTGGAGTCGCCTAAAAATGTTTTTTTTCAATTGACCGGTTCGTTTCAAAAAATAATATATCAAATTGCCCAAAAAATTAACGGAATTACCGGCGAGGAGAATAACAATCTTAGAGAAGAGAACGCTCAACTTTTGGGCGAGGTTGCTTTTCTAAAAAGGGTGGAGCAGGAAAATAATTTTCTTCGGGAACAAATAGGATTGTCCGCGAATGAAGAGAGAGAATTGATTTTGGCGGAAGTGATTGGGTATGATATTTTGGGCTCTAATAGGCAATTTTTAATTAATAAAGGCAAAGAAGATGGCGTTGAAGAAGGGATGGTTGTTATTTCGGCTGGCAATCTTTTGGTTGGGCAGGTTATTGAAGCGCTTGGCTCATTCGCAAAAGTTCGTTTACTTTCGGATCCCAATAGTAAAGTCAATGCTTTAATACAAGAATCCGGGATTACAGGTCTGGTTAAAAGCGCGCAGGGGTTGGATTTAGTGATTGATTTGTTGCCCCAAGGAGAGGAGATTAACAGCGGCGAAACGGTGATTTCATCGGGTTTAGCAGGGTTCTTTCCGCCGGGCTTGCTGATTGGTCAGATTCAAAAAGTAATTTCTTCCGACGCGCGAATTTCGCAAACGGCGAAAATTAAACCAGTGGTTGATTTTATGAAGTTGGAGAGGGTGTTTGTAATTAAGTAA
- a CDS encoding WecB/TagA/CpsF family glycosyltransferase, whose translation MEILGVRVDNLGEEEIFERIDGFLRSEKKHYIVTLNPEFLVWARKDEEFRGILNGADLAVPDGVGLVFASWFLGEPLKKRFAGVDLMEKICQKFAREECQIFLVGGGAGVARKAADNLREKYDGLEIREIDIEKISEYQIEKPSILFVALGMPKQEKWIAENLRKLPSVKLAVGVGGAFDFISGDIRRAPKFLRATGLEWAWRFGVQPRRVKRIFNAVVMFPWMVIRGR comes from the coding sequence ATGGAGATTTTAGGGGTTAGAGTGGATAATTTAGGAGAAGAGGAAATTTTTGAAAGGATAGACGGATTTTTGCGAAGCGAAAAGAAACATTATATCGTCACGCTTAATCCAGAATTTTTGGTTTGGGCGCGGAAAGATGAGGAATTTAGGGGAATTCTTAACGGGGCTGATTTAGCGGTTCCTGATGGGGTTGGTTTGGTCTTTGCTTCTTGGTTTTTAGGCGAGCCGTTAAAGAAGCGATTCGCAGGCGTTGATTTGATGGAAAAAATTTGCCAGAAATTCGCGCGAGAGGAATGTCAAATTTTTTTAGTAGGCGGCGGCGCGGGAGTGGCGCGAAAAGCGGCGGACAATTTGAGGGAAAAATATGACGGCTTAGAGATTAGAGAAATAGATATAGAAAAAATTAGCGAATATCAAATAGAAAAACCGTCAATTCTTTTCGTTGCTTTAGGGATGCCGAAACAGGAAAAATGGATCGCGGAGAATTTAAGAAAACTGCCTTCGGTTAAATTGGCGGTGGGAGTGGGAGGCGCGTTTGATTTTATTTCAGGGGATATAAGGCGCGCGCCTAAATTTTTGCGAGCGACTGGATTGGAATGGGCTTGGCGTTTCGGCGTTCAGCCGCGGCGGGTAAAGCGGATTTTTAACGCTGTTGTGATGTTTCCGTGGATGGTGATTAGGGGAAGATAG
- the fmt gene encoding methionyl-tRNA formyltransferase — translation MEIRKMILNIQTGADNPVLRRKAKEVKKINSQIRELILNMKETLESDGNSIGLAAPQVGKSLRIIAISPELNEKSIILINPKIVKTSFRKIVLEEGCLSLPNISIPIKRHSKITVQALNEKGEPIKIKTEGLAARIIQHEIDHLEGILIIDSLLGTVPRHEGLSPDYLKTIFIGTSEFAVPVLEALVRCSLFAVQCVITAPDKPAPSPIKIATLQNGLPILQPEKISKAAVKISNLKPDLIITASYGQIIPKNILDIPKYGSINIHPSLLPKYRGPSPIQTAILNGDKNTGISVMLMDEKMDHGPIIAQKKVAIKKRENYQDLEKRLSLLSANFLLKILPRYIQGKINPKKQNNSKASYTKILSRQDGQIKPKQTAQEIERMLCAFTPWPGVWTIIKKRRVKILKAKVVQGRLLLEIVQPEGKKPMTAEEFFRGLR, via the coding sequence ATGGAAATTAGAAAAATGATTCTCAACATCCAAACAGGCGCCGACAATCCCGTTTTGCGCCGAAAAGCCAAAGAAGTTAAAAAAATCAACTCTCAAATCAGAGAGCTTATTTTAAATATGAAGGAAACGCTTGAAAGCGACGGCAATTCCATCGGTTTAGCCGCTCCACAAGTGGGCAAATCACTGCGCATCATCGCAATCAGCCCCGAACTAAATGAAAAATCTATCATTTTGATCAATCCAAAAATCGTTAAAACATCGTTTAGAAAAATAGTTTTAGAAGAGGGCTGTTTAAGTTTACCTAATATTTCCATCCCCATTAAAAGACATTCCAAAATAACGGTCCAAGCACTCAACGAAAAAGGCGAGCCAATCAAGATAAAAACCGAAGGCCTCGCCGCCCGAATTATCCAACACGAAATCGACCATTTAGAGGGTATTTTAATTATTGACTCCCTCTTGGGGACAGTCCCTCGCCACGAGGGACTGTCCCCGGATTATCTTAAAACAATTTTTATCGGGACTTCTGAATTTGCCGTTCCTGTTTTGGAGGCGCTTGTTCGCTGTTCATTGTTCGCCGTTCAATGCGTTATTACCGCTCCCGATAAACCCGCTCCCTCGCCGATTAAAATAGCCACTTTGCAAAACGGGTTGCCTATCTTACAACCCGAAAAAATATCAAAAGCCGCGGTGAAAATATCCAATTTAAAGCCCGACTTAATCATCACCGCCTCTTATGGACAAATCATTCCAAAAAATATTTTAGACATTCCAAAATACGGCTCCATTAACATCCACCCTTCGCTTTTGCCAAAATATCGCGGACCGTCCCCCATCCAAACGGCCATTTTGAACGGCGACAAAAATACTGGCATTTCCGTGATGCTTATGGACGAAAAAATGGACCACGGGCCGATTATCGCCCAAAAAAAAGTCGCTATAAAAAAGCGCGAAAACTATCAGGACTTGGAAAAAAGATTATCTCTCCTCTCGGCAAATTTTTTGTTAAAGATTCTGCCACGATATATCCAAGGAAAAATTAATCCGAAAAAACAAAACAATTCTAAAGCCAGTTATACTAAAATACTTTCCCGCCAAGACGGACAAATTAAACCAAAACAAACCGCCCAAGAAATTGAAAGAATGCTCTGCGCTTTTACGCCTTGGCCCGGCGTCTGGACTATTATTAAAAAACGCCGAGTAAAAATCCTCAAAGCGAAGGTCGTCCAAGGGCGACTTCTCTTAGAAATTGTCCAGCCCGAAGGCAAAAAACCAATGACCGCGGAGGAATTTTTTCGTGGATTAAGGTAA
- a CDS encoding 30S ribosomal protein S6 → MNEQNKIYQLTCLFSPLLSSEESDKLVQKIKKEITDREGSFDLPSAFLVKENLTKKRLSYPIKKEQEALFININFTAPAEAIGQIVNQIGSEKDVLRCLATLEKKSKPKPQPDKNEFDFEFVDKVEPLVKKEIEPEKQIEKKEEETTEEEIPDKSSKAKVKIEELDKKLEEILNQ, encoded by the coding sequence ATGAATGAACAAAACAAAATATATCAATTAACTTGTCTTTTTTCTCCACTCTTAAGTTCTGAAGAATCCGACAAATTAGTTCAAAAAATTAAAAAAGAAATTACCGACCGCGAGGGTTCTTTTGATTTGCCGTCCGCATTTTTAGTAAAAGAGAATCTAACTAAAAAGAGATTATCTTACCCAATTAAAAAAGAACAGGAAGCGCTTTTTATAAACATAAACTTCACCGCCCCTGCTGAAGCGATTGGCCAAATTGTAAATCAAATCGGGTCAGAGAAAGATGTCCTTCGCTGTCTGGCTACTCTGGAGAAAAAAAGCAAACCCAAACCACAGCCAGACAAAAACGAATTTGATTTTGAATTCGTTGATAAAGTAGAACCGCTTGTTAAAAAAGAAATTGAGCCAGAAAAACAAATAGAAAAAAAAGAAGAAGAAACAACCGAAGAAGAAATCCCAGACAAATCCTCAAAAGCAAAAGTCAAAATTGAAGAATTAGACAAAAAGTTAGAAGAAATATTAAATCAATAA
- the ssb gene encoding single-stranded DNA-binding protein, whose product MNLNKVIIVGRLTRDPESRAMPSGKSVVSLGIATNSFWTDASGNKKEATEYHNIVVFGKLADTCSQYLTKGQLILVEGRIQTRSWDDQSGNKKYKTEIIANNMQMGPRPGGSQAAPNTTTNQPNRPAPAPAPVSQEDIPVINAEEPMEVKNEVDVESIPF is encoded by the coding sequence ATGAATTTAAATAAAGTTATTATTGTCGGGCGGTTGACGCGCGACCCAGAATCAAGAGCAATGCCTTCGGGAAAAAGCGTTGTTTCTTTGGGTATCGCGACCAACAGTTTTTGGACAGACGCGAGTGGAAATAAAAAGGAAGCGACAGAATACCATAATATCGTTGTCTTTGGAAAATTAGCCGATACTTGTTCCCAATACCTTACAAAAGGACAGTTAATTTTGGTGGAGGGACGAATTCAAACCCGTTCTTGGGACGACCAAAGCGGAAATAAAAAATATAAAACAGAAATAATTGCCAACAACATGCAAATGGGACCAAGGCCGGGAGGAAGCCAAGCGGCGCCAAACACTACAACAAACCAGCCAAACCGACCCGCCCCCGCTCCCGCGCCTGTTTCCCAAGAAGATATTCCCGTGATTAACGCCGAAGAACCAATGGAAGTGAAAAACGAAGTTGATGTAGAAAGCATCCCCTTTTAA
- the rpsR gene encoding 30S ribosomal protein S18, which translates to MIKNCPFCQEKDLEINYQDTETLFRFTSGQAKIITPKRTGVCAKHQRQLAKAIKRARVMGLMPFIRK; encoded by the coding sequence ATGATTAAAAATTGCCCATTTTGCCAGGAAAAAGATTTAGAGATTAATTACCAAGACACCGAAACACTTTTTCGGTTTACTTCAGGACAAGCCAAAATAATCACCCCAAAACGAACCGGCGTCTGCGCTAAACACCAAAGACAGCTCGCCAAAGCGATAAAAAGAGCCCGCGTCATGGGGCTCATGCCATTTATAAGGAAATAA